A window of the Lactuca sativa cultivar Salinas chromosome 7, Lsat_Salinas_v11, whole genome shotgun sequence genome harbors these coding sequences:
- the LOC111884965 gene encoding uncharacterized protein LOC111884965: protein MVTDVTYLCTIMNQQQGIMNDSKSTALITRDLLGGGGGCDHDSSKELDLDLHVPSGFEKRLDLKSGKVYLQRCKSPNTSSSSSDQNQNHNDQTVSKLQDLNFPPSSKKPLNLFDDSSLDLNLVNLSSSSSSPPAYRSVCTLDKVKFALERAERETFKKRSVSISTSKSCSSPTSNSSSSMKETMIIDDDDDNERSSQAYAAGCPSCLLYVLISRSNPRCPRCNMTVPSPTSMKKPRIDLNISI, encoded by the exons ATGGTCACCGACGTAACATATCTGTGTACGATAATGAATCAGCAGCAAGGAATAATGAATGATTCTAAATCAACGGCTCTTATTACTCGTGACTTGCTCGGAGGCGGTGGTGGTTGCGACCATGATTcctccaaggaactggacctcgaCTTACATGTTCCTTCCGGATTTGAAAAACGTCTCGATTTAAAG TCAGGGAAAGTTTATCTCCAGAGATGCAAATCACCCAACACATCTTCTTCATCATCGGATCAAAACCAGAACCACAACGATCAAACAGTATCAAAGCTTCAGGACCTCAACTTTCCTCCATCTTCAAAAAAACCATTAAACCTGTTCGATGATTCAAGCTTAGATCTCAACCTTGTcaatttatcatcatcatcatcatcacctccTGCTTACAGAAGTGTTTGCACTCTTGATAAAGTCAAATTCGCACTTGAACGAGCAGAAAGAGAAACATTCAAGAAACGATCAGTTTCAATTTCAACCTCAAAGTCATGTTCATCTCCTACCTCAAATTCTTCATCCTCCATGAAAGAAACCATGATtatcgatgatgatgatgataacgaACGATCTTCTCAGGCTTATGCTGCTGGATGCCCTAGTTGCTTGCTGTATGTGCTTATTTCACGTAGCAACCCTAGATGTCCTCGTTGCAATATGACTGTTCCTTCACCTACATCCATGAAGAAACCACGAATCGATCTTAACATCTCCATATGA